From one Macaca nemestrina isolate mMacNem1 chromosome 5, mMacNem.hap1, whole genome shotgun sequence genomic stretch:
- the LOC105489590 gene encoding large ribosomal subunit protein uL2m isoform X3 → MALWALTRALRSLSLAPPTVATPAASLFPAAQMMNNALLQQPSALMLLPCRPILTSVALNANFVSWKSRTKYTIAPVKMRKSGGRDHTGRIRVHGIGGGHKQRYRMIDFLRFRPEETKSGPFEEKVIQVRYDPCRSADIALVAGGSRKRWIIATENMQAGDTVLNSNHIGRMAVAAREGDAHPLGALPVGTLINNVESEPGRGAQYIRAAGAGNVHSNSRPSIQR, encoded by the exons ATGGCCCTGTGGGCACTGACCCGCGCTCTGCGCTCTCTGAGCCTGGCGCCCCCGACCGTCGCCACCCCTGCCGCGAGTCTGTTCCCCGCCGCCCAG ATGATGAACAATGCCCTCCTCCAACAGCCCTCTGCCTTGATGTTGCTCCCCTGCCGCCCAATCCTTACTTCTGTGGCCCTTAATGCCAACTTTGTGTCCTGGAAGAGTCGTACCAAGTACACCATTGCACCGGTGAAGATGAGGAAGTCTGGGGGCCGAGACCACACAG GCCGAATCCGGGTGCATGGTATTGGTGGGGGCCACAAGCAACGTTATCGCATGATTGATTTTCTGCGTTTCCGGCCTGAGGAGACCAAGTCAGGACCCTTTGAGGAGAAGGTTATCCAAGTCCGCTATGATCCCTGTAG GTCAGCAGACATAGCTCTGGTTGCTGGGGGCAGCCGGAAACGCTGGATCATCGCCACAGAAAACATGCAGGCTGGAGATACAGTCTTGAACTCTAACCACATAGGCAGAATGGCAG TTGCTGCTCGGGAAGGGGATGCGCATCCTCTTGGGGCTCTGCCTGTGGGGACCCTCATCAACAACGTGGAAAGTGAGCCAGGCCGGGGTGCCCAATATATCCGAGCTGCAG GTGCTGGAAACGTGCATAGCAACAGTAGGCCGAGTATCCAACGTTGA
- the LOC105489590 gene encoding large ribosomal subunit protein uL2m isoform X1: MALWALTRALRSLSLAPPTVATPAASLFPAAQMMNNALLQQPSALMLLPCRPILTSVALNANFVSWKSRTKYTIAPVKMRKSGGRDHTGRIRVHGIGGGHKQRYRMIDFLRFRPEETKSGPFEEKVIQVRYDPCRSADIALVAGGSRKRWIIATENMQAGDTVLNSNHIGRMAVAAREGDAHPLGALPVGTLINNVESEPGRGAQYIRAAGTCGVLLRKVNGTAIIQLPSKRQMQVLETCIATVGRVSNVDHNKRVIGKAGRNRWLGKRPNSGRWHRKGGWAGRKIRPLPPMKSYVKLPSAAAQS, encoded by the exons ATGGCCCTGTGGGCACTGACCCGCGCTCTGCGCTCTCTGAGCCTGGCGCCCCCGACCGTCGCCACCCCTGCCGCGAGTCTGTTCCCCGCCGCCCAG ATGATGAACAATGCCCTCCTCCAACAGCCCTCTGCCTTGATGTTGCTCCCCTGCCGCCCAATCCTTACTTCTGTGGCCCTTAATGCCAACTTTGTGTCCTGGAAGAGTCGTACCAAGTACACCATTGCACCGGTGAAGATGAGGAAGTCTGGGGGCCGAGACCACACAG GCCGAATCCGGGTGCATGGTATTGGTGGGGGCCACAAGCAACGTTATCGCATGATTGATTTTCTGCGTTTCCGGCCTGAGGAGACCAAGTCAGGACCCTTTGAGGAGAAGGTTATCCAAGTCCGCTATGATCCCTGTAG GTCAGCAGACATAGCTCTGGTTGCTGGGGGCAGCCGGAAACGCTGGATCATCGCCACAGAAAACATGCAGGCTGGAGATACAGTCTTGAACTCTAACCACATAGGCAGAATGGCAG TTGCTGCTCGGGAAGGGGATGCGCATCCTCTTGGGGCTCTGCCTGTGGGGACCCTCATCAACAACGTGGAAAGTGAGCCAGGCCGGGGTGCCCAATATATCCGAGCTGCAG GGACGTGTGGTGTGCTACTGCGGAAGGTGAATGGCACAGCCATTATCCAGCTGCCGTCTAAGAGGCAGATGCAG GTGCTGGAAACGTGCATAGCAACAGTAGGCCGAGTATCCAACGTTGATCATAACAAACGGGTCATTGGCAAGGCAGGTCGCAACCGCTGGCTGGGCAAGAGGCCTAACAGTGGGCGATGGCACCGCAAGGGAGGCTGGGCTGGCCGAAAGATTCGGCCACTACCCCCTATGAAGAGTTACGTGAAGCTGCCTTCTGCTGCTGCCCAAAGCTGA
- the LOC105489591 gene encoding kinesin light chain 4 isoform X2: MSGLVLGQRDEPAGHRLSQEEILGSTRLVSQGLEALHSEHQAVLQSLSQTIECLQQGGHEEGLVHEKARQLRRSMENIELGLSEAQVMLALASHLSTVESEKQKLRAQVRRLCQENQWLRDELAGTQQRLQRSEQAVAQLEEEKKHLEFLGQLRQYDEDGHTTEEKEGDATKDSLDDLFPNEEEEDPSNGLSRGQGTAAAQQGGYEIPARLRTLHNLVIQYAAQGRYEVAVPLCKQALEDLERTSGRGHPDVATMLNILALVYRDQNKYKEAAHLLNDALSIRESTLGPDHPAVAATLNNLAVLYGKRGKYKEAEPLCQRALEIREKVLGTNHPDVAKQLNNLALLCQNQGKYEAVERYYQRALAIYEGQLGPDNPNVARTKNNLASCYLKQGKYAEAETLYKEILTRAHVQEFGSVDDDHKPIWMHAEEREEMIKSRHHEGGTPYAEYGGWYKACKVSSPTVNTTLRNLGALYRRQGKLEAAETLEECAQRSRRQGTDPISQTKVAELLGESDGRRTSQEGPGDSVKFEGGEDASVAVEWSGLS, translated from the exons ATGTCAGGCCTGGTGTTGGGGCAGCGGGATGAGCCTGCAGGCCACCGGCTCAGCCAAGAGGAGATCCTGGGGAGCACACGGCTGGTCAGCCAAGGGCTAGAGGCCCTGCACAGTGAACACCAGGCCGTGCTGCAAAGCCTGTCCCAGaccattgagtgtctgcagcagGGAGGCCATGAGGAAGGGCTGGTGCATGAGAAGGCCCGGCAGCTTCGCCGTTCTATGGAAAACATTGAGCTCGGGCTGAGTGAGGCCCAG GTGATGCTGGCTCTAGCCAGCCACCTGAGCACAGTGGAGTCGGAGAAACAGAAGCTGCGGGCTCAGGTGCGGCGGCTATGCCAGGAGAACCAGTGGCTGCGGGACGAGCTGGCTGGCACCCAGCAGCGGCTACAGCGCAGTGAACAGGCTGTGGCTCAgctggaggaggaaaagaagcacCTGGAGTTCCTGGGGCAGCTGCGACAGTATGATGAGGATGGACACACCACG gaggagaaagaaggcGATGCCACCAAGGATTCCCTGGATGACCTCTTCCCtaatgaggaggaagaggacccCAGCAATGGCT TGTCCCGTGGTCAAGGTACTGCAGCAGCTCAGCAGGGTGGATATGAGATCCCAGCAAGGTTGCGGACGTTGCACAACCTGGTGATCCAGTACGCAGCCCAAGGTCGCTATGAGGTGGCCGTGCCACTCTGTAAGCAGGCACTGGAGGACCTGGAGCGCACATCAGGCCGTGGCCACCCTGATGTTGCCACCATGCTCAACATACTTGCTTTGGTGTATCG GGACCAGAATAAGTATAAGGAAGCTGCCCACCTGCTGAATGATGCCCTCAGCATCCGGGAGAGCACCCTGGGCCCTGATCATCCTGCT GTGGCTGCCACACTCAACAATTTGGCTGTGCTCTATGGCAAAAGGGGCAAATACAAGGAGGCAGAGCCTCTGTGCCAGCGGGCACTGGAGATTCGAGAAAAG GTCCTGGGCACTAATCACCCAGATGTGGCAAAGCAGCTGAACAACCTGGCCCTCTTGTGCCAAAACCAGGGCAAGTATGAGGCTGTGGAACGCTACTACCAGCGAGCACTGGCCATCTACGAGGGGCAGCTGGGGCCAGACAACCCTAATGTAGCCCGGACCAAGAACAACCTG GCTTCCTGTTACCTGAAACAGGGCAAATATGCTGAGGCTGAGACACTATACAAAGAGATCCTGACCCGTGCCCATGTGCAGGAGTTTGGGTCTGTGGATG ATGACCACAAGCCCATCTGGATGCATGCAGAGGAGCGGGAGGAAATGATCAAA AGCCGGCACCATGAGGGTGGCACACCCTATGCTGAGTATGGAGGCTGGTACAAGGCCTGCAAAGTGAGCAG CCCCACCGTGAACACTACTCTGAGAAACCTGGGAGCTCTGTATAGGCGCCAGGGAAAGCTGGAGGCTGCTGAGACCCTGGAGGAATGTGCCCAGCGGTCCCGGAGACAG gGCACTGACCCTATCAGTCAGACCAAGGTGGCAGAGCTGCTTGGGGAGAGTGATGGTAGAAGGACGTCCCAGGAGGGCCCTGGGGACAGTGTGAAATTCGAGGGAGGTGAAGATGCTTCTGTGGCTGTGGAATGGTCCGGG CTTTCATAG
- the LOC105489591 gene encoding kinesin light chain 4 isoform X3, translated as MSGLVLGQRDEPAGHRLSQEEILGSTRLVSQGLEALHSEHQAVLQSLSQTIECLQQGGHEEGLVHEKARQLRRSMENIELGLSEAQVMLALASHLSTVESEKQKLRAQVRRLCQENQWLRDELAGTQQRLQRSEQAVAQLEEEKKHLEFLGQLRQYDEDGHTTEEKEGDATKDSLDDLFPNEEEEDPSNGLSRGQGTAAAQQGGYEIPARLRTLHNLVIQYAAQGRYEVAVPLCKQALEDLERTSGRGHPDVATMLNILALVYRDQNKYKEAAHLLNDALSIRESTLGPDHPAVAATLNNLAVLYGKRGKYKEAEPLCQRALEIREKVLGTNHPDVAKQLNNLALLCQNQGKYEAVERYYQRALAIYEGQLGPDNPNVARTKNNLASCYLKQGKYAEAETLYKEILTRAHVQEFGSVDDDHKPIWMHAEEREEMIKSRHHEGGTPYAEYGGWYKACKVSSPTVNTTLRNLGALYRRQGKLEAAETLEECAQRSRRQWLMVKKI; from the exons ATGTCAGGCCTGGTGTTGGGGCAGCGGGATGAGCCTGCAGGCCACCGGCTCAGCCAAGAGGAGATCCTGGGGAGCACACGGCTGGTCAGCCAAGGGCTAGAGGCCCTGCACAGTGAACACCAGGCCGTGCTGCAAAGCCTGTCCCAGaccattgagtgtctgcagcagGGAGGCCATGAGGAAGGGCTGGTGCATGAGAAGGCCCGGCAGCTTCGCCGTTCTATGGAAAACATTGAGCTCGGGCTGAGTGAGGCCCAG GTGATGCTGGCTCTAGCCAGCCACCTGAGCACAGTGGAGTCGGAGAAACAGAAGCTGCGGGCTCAGGTGCGGCGGCTATGCCAGGAGAACCAGTGGCTGCGGGACGAGCTGGCTGGCACCCAGCAGCGGCTACAGCGCAGTGAACAGGCTGTGGCTCAgctggaggaggaaaagaagcacCTGGAGTTCCTGGGGCAGCTGCGACAGTATGATGAGGATGGACACACCACG gaggagaaagaaggcGATGCCACCAAGGATTCCCTGGATGACCTCTTCCCtaatgaggaggaagaggacccCAGCAATGGCT TGTCCCGTGGTCAAGGTACTGCAGCAGCTCAGCAGGGTGGATATGAGATCCCAGCAAGGTTGCGGACGTTGCACAACCTGGTGATCCAGTACGCAGCCCAAGGTCGCTATGAGGTGGCCGTGCCACTCTGTAAGCAGGCACTGGAGGACCTGGAGCGCACATCAGGCCGTGGCCACCCTGATGTTGCCACCATGCTCAACATACTTGCTTTGGTGTATCG GGACCAGAATAAGTATAAGGAAGCTGCCCACCTGCTGAATGATGCCCTCAGCATCCGGGAGAGCACCCTGGGCCCTGATCATCCTGCT GTGGCTGCCACACTCAACAATTTGGCTGTGCTCTATGGCAAAAGGGGCAAATACAAGGAGGCAGAGCCTCTGTGCCAGCGGGCACTGGAGATTCGAGAAAAG GTCCTGGGCACTAATCACCCAGATGTGGCAAAGCAGCTGAACAACCTGGCCCTCTTGTGCCAAAACCAGGGCAAGTATGAGGCTGTGGAACGCTACTACCAGCGAGCACTGGCCATCTACGAGGGGCAGCTGGGGCCAGACAACCCTAATGTAGCCCGGACCAAGAACAACCTG GCTTCCTGTTACCTGAAACAGGGCAAATATGCTGAGGCTGAGACACTATACAAAGAGATCCTGACCCGTGCCCATGTGCAGGAGTTTGGGTCTGTGGATG ATGACCACAAGCCCATCTGGATGCATGCAGAGGAGCGGGAGGAAATGATCAAA AGCCGGCACCATGAGGGTGGCACACCCTATGCTGAGTATGGAGGCTGGTACAAGGCCTGCAAAGTGAGCAG CCCCACCGTGAACACTACTCTGAGAAACCTGGGAGCTCTGTATAGGCGCCAGGGAAAGCTGGAGGCTGCTGAGACCCTGGAGGAATGTGCCCAGCGGTCCCGGAGACAG TGGCTGATGgtgaaaaaaatttga
- the LOC105489590 gene encoding large ribosomal subunit protein uL2m isoform X2, with the protein MRERDLIRDLQQEMMNNALLQQPSALMLLPCRPILTSVALNANFVSWKSRTKYTIAPVKMRKSGGRDHTGRIRVHGIGGGHKQRYRMIDFLRFRPEETKSGPFEEKVIQVRYDPCRSADIALVAGGSRKRWIIATENMQAGDTVLNSNHIGRMAVAAREGDAHPLGALPVGTLINNVESEPGRGAQYIRAAGTCGVLLRKVNGTAIIQLPSKRQMQVLETCIATVGRVSNVDHNKRVIGKAGRNRWLGKRPNSGRWHRKGGWAGRKIRPLPPMKSYVKLPSAAAQS; encoded by the exons atgagagagagagacttaatCAGAGACCTACAGCAAGAG ATGATGAACAATGCCCTCCTCCAACAGCCCTCTGCCTTGATGTTGCTCCCCTGCCGCCCAATCCTTACTTCTGTGGCCCTTAATGCCAACTTTGTGTCCTGGAAGAGTCGTACCAAGTACACCATTGCACCGGTGAAGATGAGGAAGTCTGGGGGCCGAGACCACACAG GCCGAATCCGGGTGCATGGTATTGGTGGGGGCCACAAGCAACGTTATCGCATGATTGATTTTCTGCGTTTCCGGCCTGAGGAGACCAAGTCAGGACCCTTTGAGGAGAAGGTTATCCAAGTCCGCTATGATCCCTGTAG GTCAGCAGACATAGCTCTGGTTGCTGGGGGCAGCCGGAAACGCTGGATCATCGCCACAGAAAACATGCAGGCTGGAGATACAGTCTTGAACTCTAACCACATAGGCAGAATGGCAG TTGCTGCTCGGGAAGGGGATGCGCATCCTCTTGGGGCTCTGCCTGTGGGGACCCTCATCAACAACGTGGAAAGTGAGCCAGGCCGGGGTGCCCAATATATCCGAGCTGCAG GGACGTGTGGTGTGCTACTGCGGAAGGTGAATGGCACAGCCATTATCCAGCTGCCGTCTAAGAGGCAGATGCAG GTGCTGGAAACGTGCATAGCAACAGTAGGCCGAGTATCCAACGTTGATCATAACAAACGGGTCATTGGCAAGGCAGGTCGCAACCGCTGGCTGGGCAAGAGGCCTAACAGTGGGCGATGGCACCGCAAGGGAGGCTGGGCTGGCCGAAAGATTCGGCCACTACCCCCTATGAAGAGTTACGTGAAGCTGCCTTCTGCTGCTGCCCAAAGCTGA
- the LOC105489591 gene encoding kinesin light chain 4 isoform X1, translating into MSGLVLGQRDEPAGHRLSQEEILGSTRLVSQGLEALHSEHQAVLQSLSQTIECLQQGGHEEGLVHEKARQLRRSMENIELGLSEAQVMLALASHLSTVESEKQKLRAQVRRLCQENQWLRDELAGTQQRLQRSEQAVAQLEEEKKHLEFLGQLRQYDEDGHTTEEKEGDATKDSLDDLFPNEEEEDPSNGLSRGQGTAAAQQGGYEIPARLRTLHNLVIQYAAQGRYEVAVPLCKQALEDLERTSGRGHPDVATMLNILALVYRDQNKYKEAAHLLNDALSIRESTLGPDHPAVAATLNNLAVLYGKRGKYKEAEPLCQRALEIREKVLGTNHPDVAKQLNNLALLCQNQGKYEAVERYYQRALAIYEGQLGPDNPNVARTKNNLASCYLKQGKYAEAETLYKEILTRAHVQEFGSVDDDHKPIWMHAEEREEMIKSRHHEGGTPYAEYGGWYKACKVSSPTVNTTLRNLGALYRRQGKLEAAETLEECAQRSRRQGTDPISQTKVAELLGESDGRRTSQEGPGDSVKFEGGEDASVAVEWSGDGSGTLQRSGSLGKIRDVLRRSSEILVRKLQGTEPRPSSSNMKRAASLNYLNQPSAAPLQVSRGLSASSMDLSSSS; encoded by the exons ATGTCAGGCCTGGTGTTGGGGCAGCGGGATGAGCCTGCAGGCCACCGGCTCAGCCAAGAGGAGATCCTGGGGAGCACACGGCTGGTCAGCCAAGGGCTAGAGGCCCTGCACAGTGAACACCAGGCCGTGCTGCAAAGCCTGTCCCAGaccattgagtgtctgcagcagGGAGGCCATGAGGAAGGGCTGGTGCATGAGAAGGCCCGGCAGCTTCGCCGTTCTATGGAAAACATTGAGCTCGGGCTGAGTGAGGCCCAG GTGATGCTGGCTCTAGCCAGCCACCTGAGCACAGTGGAGTCGGAGAAACAGAAGCTGCGGGCTCAGGTGCGGCGGCTATGCCAGGAGAACCAGTGGCTGCGGGACGAGCTGGCTGGCACCCAGCAGCGGCTACAGCGCAGTGAACAGGCTGTGGCTCAgctggaggaggaaaagaagcacCTGGAGTTCCTGGGGCAGCTGCGACAGTATGATGAGGATGGACACACCACG gaggagaaagaaggcGATGCCACCAAGGATTCCCTGGATGACCTCTTCCCtaatgaggaggaagaggacccCAGCAATGGCT TGTCCCGTGGTCAAGGTACTGCAGCAGCTCAGCAGGGTGGATATGAGATCCCAGCAAGGTTGCGGACGTTGCACAACCTGGTGATCCAGTACGCAGCCCAAGGTCGCTATGAGGTGGCCGTGCCACTCTGTAAGCAGGCACTGGAGGACCTGGAGCGCACATCAGGCCGTGGCCACCCTGATGTTGCCACCATGCTCAACATACTTGCTTTGGTGTATCG GGACCAGAATAAGTATAAGGAAGCTGCCCACCTGCTGAATGATGCCCTCAGCATCCGGGAGAGCACCCTGGGCCCTGATCATCCTGCT GTGGCTGCCACACTCAACAATTTGGCTGTGCTCTATGGCAAAAGGGGCAAATACAAGGAGGCAGAGCCTCTGTGCCAGCGGGCACTGGAGATTCGAGAAAAG GTCCTGGGCACTAATCACCCAGATGTGGCAAAGCAGCTGAACAACCTGGCCCTCTTGTGCCAAAACCAGGGCAAGTATGAGGCTGTGGAACGCTACTACCAGCGAGCACTGGCCATCTACGAGGGGCAGCTGGGGCCAGACAACCCTAATGTAGCCCGGACCAAGAACAACCTG GCTTCCTGTTACCTGAAACAGGGCAAATATGCTGAGGCTGAGACACTATACAAAGAGATCCTGACCCGTGCCCATGTGCAGGAGTTTGGGTCTGTGGATG ATGACCACAAGCCCATCTGGATGCATGCAGAGGAGCGGGAGGAAATGATCAAA AGCCGGCACCATGAGGGTGGCACACCCTATGCTGAGTATGGAGGCTGGTACAAGGCCTGCAAAGTGAGCAG CCCCACCGTGAACACTACTCTGAGAAACCTGGGAGCTCTGTATAGGCGCCAGGGAAAGCTGGAGGCTGCTGAGACCCTGGAGGAATGTGCCCAGCGGTCCCGGAGACAG gGCACTGACCCTATCAGTCAGACCAAGGTGGCAGAGCTGCTTGGGGAGAGTGATGGTAGAAGGACGTCCCAGGAGGGCCCTGGGGACAGTGTGAAATTCGAGGGAGGTGAAGATGCTTCTGTGGCTGTGGAATGGTCCGGG GATGGCAGTGGGACCCTGCAGAGGAGTGGATCTCTGGGCAAGATCCGGGATGTGCTCCGCAGAAGCAGTGAAATCCTGGTGAGGAAGCTCCAGGGGACTGAGCCTCGGCCTTCCAG CAGCAACATGAAGCGAGCAGCCTCCTTGAACTATCTGAACCAACCTAGTGCAGCACCCCTCCAG GTCTCCCGGGGCCTCAGTGCCAGCTCCATGGACCTCTCTTCAAGCAGCTGA